In Nicotiana tabacum cultivar K326 chromosome 2, ASM71507v2, whole genome shotgun sequence, the following proteins share a genomic window:
- the LOC142166560 gene encoding uncharacterized protein LOC142166560, protein MSNESQRAAATSTGILGPSPNVNTGIYESTALYSSKTGNHQKYRKNSNLQCEYCKLKKGAQGIIDTKATNHITSDVNLLTNANLGTPSKPKRVLLPDRDIVPMSHIGYVLISNKNTTKEVFHVPQFKYNLLSVFKYIRSTNAFNLMHIDVWVPYKNATFDGNKYFLTIVDDFTRMTWLFLSKLKSEVFYGVMHQKTYAYKPQQNGVAERKHMHIRFQACIPIKLWGYCVLVIVYLTKRMPSSVLGGLSPFELLYGRKPNLEQQKVLGSLCFVKQV, encoded by the exons ATGAGTAATGAGAGTCAAAGAGCTGCGGCAACTTCTACTGGTATTTTAGGGCCTTCTCCCAATGTGAATACAGGAATCTATGAGTCCACTGCCTTATACAGCTCTAAGACTGGTAATCATCAGAAATATAGAAAGAATAGCAACCTTCAATGTGAATATTGTAAGCTGAAGAAAGGGGCTCAGGGG ATTATTGACACAAAGGCCACTAATCATATCACGTCTGATGTTAATTTGTTAACCAATGCCAATCTGGGTACACCCTCTAAGCCTAAGAGGGTGTTactgcctgatagagatattgtcCCTATGTCTCATATTGGTTATGTTCTCATTTCAAACAAGAACACTACTAAAGAAGTTTTTCATGTGCCTCAATTCAAGTATAATCTATTATCAGTCTTTAAG TATATTAGAAGTACTAATGCATTTAATCTAATGCATATTGATGTATGGGTTCCCTACAAAAATGCAACATTTGATGGTAACAAGTATTTCTTGACAATTGTTGATGACTTTACTCGAATGACTTGGTTGTTTCTTTCGAAGCTAAAATCAGAAGTGTTT TATGGAGTTATGCATCAGAAAACCTATGCTTACAAACCTCAACAAAACGGGGTGGCTGAGAGGAAACACATGCATATTAGATTTCAGGCTTGCATTCCTATCAAGTTATGGGGTTATTGTGTACTTGTAATAGTTTATCTCACTAAAAGGATGCCATCCTCTGTACTTGGTGGATTGTCTCCCTTTGAGCTATTGTATGGCAGGAAACCTAACTTGGAGCAACAGAAAGTTCTTGGCAGTTTGTGCTTTGTTAAGCAAGTGTAG